The genomic DNA CCAAACAAACCACTGCGAACAGAAAGACATGTTATTGTACTTCAGTGTCTTGTGCCTATTCATTTAATAACACTCTTGAAATGGACTAAGTCTCTAGACTCATATTTTGTACGAGGGATCATTTTGATCGCAAATTCTCTCTAAAACGGGCTTCAAAGTTGAAGATCCGGCGGTACACTCAGAACATATTCGAGCAGCCCCCGCCGGAATTTATTACCGACATGTATTGTGCCGACTCACTTACGGCTGACCTTACTGTGGTGCGACCTTTCTTCTGCATACGTTACCACAACCATTACTTAGCTCGCCTAACTGGTGGTTTGATTAATGTTCTTTATATTACATGCAGACTTCAAAATTCTCGAATCTGTGACAAATTTGTTCAGTAATTTGTGATCCACAACCCATCCCAGCTAGCTCCAGCTCCTTGTAGAGAGAAATCGTGCACACTAGTCTAAAAATAAACATCTTTGATGGCAGTTATAAGGCAATTGACGCCGAGAATCATAGCTCAACACGCGGGCAGTTTATTACTTCATTTAAAAGAAACGAAGTGATCAACGTCAGTCGCCAGACAAGCTATACAAGAAACCTAGCGAAGAGGTATTCAAACTGATACAATCTGTTgaatgtttctaaatttatcaactttttttagCGCTTGGCCTGTTCTATGCCTCATTGCCCCCAAGAAGTAAACAACAAACCCACCACCTTTGTCtatgattttttcattttctaaaaatacattttaacttCATCTGCTCTACATACATAAAGCGCCTTTGATCATATAAATGTTAAAGGGCACtatataagtaaataaattattatcattattattattagcacGAACACCAATTTATCTATTATTGCACATAGTTTTTCACGGTTTCTACGATTTCgaataacattttcattatgTTACAAGTTTTATATCTTGTTCACAGAAATTGTTCAGATTTCTCAGTATATTCTGACTAGAGTGTTCACAAATACATCTTCATCATCAGCCAACCATATCTACCTCTTCACCTGCCTACGAAAGTTAAATCTAGTTGAATTTGTGCCGTAGGTTTCACTTTGTAGTTTTTCCTTCAATCTCGTACGCTCgataatcataacaatattGACACTTGATTAAAGAAACGAACTCTCTTCCCTAAAGAGCAGAGCACTCCTCACAGTTTCATCAAAGCTCTTCGTCAAAAGTTACTAGATATTCCTTTTAGCAAAACCTCCTAACGCcttactaaagaaaaaaactctctGACTTACGGAGCAAAGCAATCCTCAAAGTTTCACTAAAGTTCTTCGTCAAAAGTAACTGGTAATTTCTTTTAGCAAAGCCTCCTAACATAGGCTGGTTCTTAACTCATAGAATAAGCAAAACGATTGAAGATTAAGTTGTGTAACTTTGCCCTGTTAAAGCTCTCGAGTGCAAATGCAAAGTTTCATCTCAGATGGGAAAACAATGATCTCACTTATAGAGCTATgtccttcgctctgacgaagggctaaaacCCGAAACGTCTGCTTGAACTCTTAACAGTGgtcaatttatattttcaactcagttgatgaagcTAAATTATGATGTAACACCCCACCAACGTCGCACcacactttctttagaaacttaccccattaTCACCGCCCGTTATCAAATTGgagaaaaacttacaaaaatgttACGATAGGATGTTTCAATACTAGAACCACAAATGAATCAAGCAAGGGCGAaataatttcaagttatttataTTATGATGCAAGGTTGTTCATCAGTCTTCCGTAGCCGTAAGCTAAAATTTCGCCGGTGGGTTAACTTTGAGTGAGGTAAGCCAAACTTTACTTTACATCGTTGAAAACTTAGCATTATTCTAACGGGAGATATCTCGCTAAAGATCTACGCCCTCTATAAAGATGGGCCCTGAAACCTCCAACTATCCTCGCAGTTCCAGGGTTTGTACAAGTCGATGGTCTTGATTCAATGGCGGCAGTGGTCCATTTTAAAATCCGCCCTGTCCTTCCGATTCATCACGGAAACCCTTTGAAAAGTTGACTCAGTCGTGAAAAGGTGAAGACAATGACCTGTCAAATTCAACTTGTTTCTTTGGTTCTTGCAAAGATTCCGACGATCGTCTCATCAAAGCGGCAGGGGCACTACCTCTCCTTCTCTCGAGatcaattattttctctctttgttttttaGTGTCTGCTTTGATCTCCTTGAGATTCTGAAATATTTCACTGAATGCATCGCTCATGGCCTTTTCAAAACTTGTCCCATCGCTGGGGTTGATTTGTGTCTGTTTCTTGGCCTTGTCTTTGTTCATGACAATGTAATCGAAAACTGAGCGAAAATCTTGTCGAGAGAACTGTAATCTGTCACTGCAAGTGTATTTCAAAGCAGCCAGCTTCACGcctgaaaactttgaaatggtTTGGCTTGTAAAACTGATCTCTAGCTTAATTTATTCTTTATGCCGACAATATTCACAGCCAATCGAATTCCACTTTGAGCATTTATCAAGTCATGGCTTGTGGCATTTAGACGTTTCAGATGCATGTCTTTATTTCACGCCTCCTTAAATTTGAATTCGTTCTTCTTCTAGAAAAACTGCCCCAGGCACAAGCAGTGAGTTTATTAATACAACTTATTTAATATGGAAAAGTTTCTGATCTTCTAATTAAAACACACTCAGCTAAATGCAACCTAATTAGATTGTTAGAGCATTTGAATCCGTGCAGAAACACGATATGACAAGTACACTTAAAAACCAATTAAACATCATTTTAGTCGAGTACGTACCGCATCAGAATCTTCTCGTGCATGGTTCAGTGTTTTTACTATCTATGCATGGCTATGAACCCTACAATTCCACTATTTTGCTTCTCCCTAGAACGGCTTTTGTTCCTATACAACCAAGAAGACAACAGTCCCTACTTCACCTCCCGAACCCAATGTAGCCATTTTGTCTGCAGAATATTCCTCCCGTTGCCTTGGCTACCACACATGCAttgacaaaatttattttgggtTCGTTTGTGAAGGAGTACGTAACAACATTATGTAGCAACAACCGCACTATGTAGTTTTTGACGATGAAATTTAGTCACCTCCAAAGTTCGGCCGGacttcttaaagaaaaaatatccaaaGTGGGAGGAATAACAAACAGACTTTAAAAagatatgcaaatattttttcggGAGCACAAAAGCGCGACTATACGTGGGTCATTTAAGACTTGACTGACTTGACCGGTTACCTCCGCATATAAGACCTCTTACTGCCCTCTGTTTAGCCTGTGGAAAGGCTCCCGCGCTTAGCTCTGTCTTTACCGCCTATCACATCATCGTCGACCATCGTCGACAGCCGTGCATGGAAACAGTATATAAATCCCTGCTTGATGGCCTGTCAGATAAAGTGATTGATATCACTTGTAAAGCATAGGGCTATCACGCAAAAACAACGccgaaaaaattaacttgataCGGATGATAACTAATCGAATGGCAATCAGTTAGCCACAAACGTTATTTTTTAGAACGATAACGCGAAATATCGAGTCGCTTGTAAAGTTGAACACGTTTTCTGGTCTCAATTATTGTCCGATAATCGTTCATTCTGATAAATGGACTGATGTTGTAAGAAGTAAGGACGTGCACTTTAGGCAGCAACTTTGAATCAGTCTACCATGCAAAAGAATACAACATAttaattgaaaaaggaaatggaaagtTATATCAACGTTTAATTGCGATCCTGCTCTTGCAATTGATTATTTACGACACCCACACGGGTGCGGTTCAAGCCATGAACGCGTTCAAGAGGTGGGTTTACAACCCGCCGGGAATGAATCTTAACTTATTAGCAAGTAGCTACTTAGAAGTTTCAAACTACTCAAACTCCTAACCTCCGCGCGACGAACGCGAGACTTGCACCCGAAAATATTGTGGAGGAAGAAGAATGTTTTGTTATCGTTTCTGATAGGTGTATTCGGTTCCATATCCTCATTTAGAGCTCATCTAACAATTGAACTCTTAAATACCATCAATATGCATAAGCTGAGATTATTGAAGTTATCACGTTCTTGAATTTCGAAATCATTTCAAGACATATGTCAGTATTTGAATGTTCATCTTGACAAACTCTTTGCTTATTGATGGCagctttattaattttttacagAAAGACAACGGAATCGACTTTTTTAACTGGGAAGAGAGAGGCTCTGCAATGGCGTGCATCAAGAATTTTTCACCATCGCACAGCGCCGTATAGACGTTAATTACACTTCACGTTTTGTAGAGTTTGAAGGACATTAATTTGTAACTAATGGACCGAGGTGAAAGCTTAAGCCTAAAAACTGACAGGGTTGGTATAAAAAGTGAATGCGGATCATAACAGCTTGAGGAAAGTTGGCTCACCTTAAACTTTGAATCTACGCCATGATAGTTTGCAAGGCCATGAATGCAAGGAACAAAGCTGACAATCAGGATAATGAAAAAATGAACTACgaaaaagaaatagagaaatgtTTGAACTCGATTTTTCGCAATTTACGTGCGTTAGAGGAAATTCGGCGTGTTCGTGTTCCACAGAGGTGTGAAGAGGTGAAAAAGGAACGAAATGCCGGCACGGAAACTTCAAAAAAAGCTACTTACGCAGCTAGTTCGCCTGGCACAAGTTACAACAGTTCATAAGTCTTCTGCTGTAAAGAATGAACGAGATAAAATTGGTCTACATGGAGCCTAAACTTTCTCCAGGAAGTACAACGTCCGCTAAAGAACTGTAAACAGACCCCTGGACGGTTTTTACAGTCGAACATTCGTTCCCAGACTGAATTGGAAGCGAAAACAAAACTCGTTAACTGTTCCAAACTAGCTGATGAGGAAATCTGTTTCGAAGTTaaaaggttttcaaattttttttttgaaccgGCTTTAACAGCCACCTTGACAACCAAGAATGAGGTTTTGAAATAGTGCCCACAACAGATCACCGATTGAAACTAATCATGTTGATGGTATTTTAGCTCTTGGAATACGTTTTATTGCGTTTAATCTGTCATACGACACAACGTTTCTCTGACCTCCACACGAATTCATTGAACTAAGCGGTAAGTACAATGTAAATAGCTTTTCGCTTACAGATTCCTTGAACGCGTGCCCGAAGGTACGCAACTGCCTAGTATAATTGCACAAGAAAAgcttaaatgtaaaattattaGAGGCATCGTACACTGAACGGATAAGCTGTGACGTGAGCGTTTGTAGCTTCACGACTGTCCGACACGGAAACACGTAGTTAAACGTATTGATCTGTTTACCAACCGTATCACAATTCGTAAACCCGAAGATGTACGAAGATCAGGAAATCCGATGGAATCCTTTTCTTGTGATTTTTATGCAGTCAAATACAGGTTTAGGGAGCGTCTTCGTTTAAACAATGCTATACGAGTGGACGTGACCTGAACTGAACTACCAAGGCCGTCCTATTTTGCAACAATTTGGAGGACCGTGAAATACTTAAAAGCCACGGAAAAGTCGAGTGGCATCTAAAAATACcctcatgaataaatacattaaATCATGAAcctgcaaatttttttttttgacaaaagtATTCCTCTGCTCATTTATAGTGAGGGGAAGTTTCTCCTCATTTTTTAAAGCCATTTGATTGCATAAGGGGAACATGACATATTGCTTTTGTaggtaaacagaaaatttgtgATGGGACctaagagattataaactaaagattttagatatatgaaaattcatatatttgcactgcggtggagagatgaaattaagagatcctcgcagctaagaacactactgaaacgagtagttgtaaataggacctgaaaaaaaaagattataaactgttCATATTCTCTTGAGGAACCATATTAGAAAGAATTCGCCGTCCCCTCTATTGTCGTAATGGATAATGATAGGCTAATTATATCGGCCAATCCGAGAAAAAATACAGGAACATCACCAGGAGTTAGAAATGAGAGCCTGATGGATTTTTTGAAGATGGCCTCGAGCGCTGGAGACATGGAGGACCAAATGGGAATTGACCTCGAATCACAAGATCATAGGAGATTACATAAGTGTTTGACAAGAATACAGCTGCCTAGTGGGGCTcgctttcattcatttattcaatttGCTGAGTTTTTTTGTGTCGTTTTGTCTGCTTACAAGTTCCTGCCTCTCCCGTCCCCAACGATACAACTTAAGTCACCGTGGAAACCCCCATTCCACTTCCACCAGCggaaatcaaatttaatttggaATGTTACTTACTCAAGACATACTTGACACTTCAAAGATGTCATGCCGGGAACGTTAATGAAAACTTGGCTCTGAAAACCTGTTAATGTTGTGCTAAGTCATCTAAGTGTAGCCGAACATTACAGTCACACAGTGTAACCCACGGCGTTGTTTACTATGTCTTGTTTAACTATTTTTCTAGACAAAACAATATAGACTCCAGTCCTTTGCTAAGCGAGAACTGAATGGTTTTACTTTACATTCCAATGGTTCGCATGCATAAACGCACGATCGAGTAGCGCGCGTTTGGTGGGCGTGATGTTAATATAATCTGGCTTAATCGTGACTGTCATGTTTAATTTGATATGGGAAATATTCAGTTATGGGAAGTATTCATGTTCTTAAATGCTTTACAATATTTGAAAAGACTTTGTTTTCACTGATTTAGCCTGAATTCAAAGACTGGCAAACAGAAGTTGTAAAGTTGACACGTGCTGACAAAAGGTTATAAGGAGTTAATTAGGATTCAAGTTTTGGTTACTAATGAGAGATAGGGTCAGGTGCTTCTTCAACAGTGCGTAACTTAATGCAGAACTTTGAGACTATGGACGTAAAAGATCGAGTACGAAAGAAAAGCAGCTCTTCCTTTGATTatgaaaaggaaatggaaaaagcTTTGGGcatgatttttcaaaatctaCGTGACATAGAAGAGAGTCGATTTCGGATGGCTTCTTATCAGTGCGATGAACACCAGATGGAAAAGCCACTAAGTGTCTCTGAACAGCCTTGCTATATTGCAGACTTGCCGGCACAAAAGACAGATCGCGAATTTCAAGAAGTTCACAAGGAACAGGTTACAAATGTTAAGTCCAGGAGAAAGTTACCGTCTGTACCAGTTTCCAAAGGAAGGATTTTTCCCTCTTAAATAAATATGGAATATGAACTGTTTTTGATCGAGGACTGAAAGATGGCTTTGTTAGGGCAGACAGAAAATAAGACGTCAGGATACGGTGATATACATGCTCAGTGCTGCGAGGCCGGCGCACCGTAGTTTCGGCGATCGACTGTTCGCTGGCATCAGAGTTCTTGAGGAAAGCAGGAAGAACAGTTAGGACGAAGGCAAGAAATGGAGAGTAACATTTTTGTGAGTTTTTGAGGAATAAGAACAGCCGTCTTAATTACAGTACGGCCTTTATGTTTAATCTTACGTGATAGAATTTCTCAGTACAGAATTACGATCGAAAACGCTGAAAAACCGACATTCCAATCTTTTAGTTCCTTAACTAGAAACTGGATGTCAAAAACTTTGTCGGGGGTAAATTAACGTTCAAATTACATATTGTAAGTTAATTGTTATAAACTTTACAGCAATACGTCTAAAGTAAACATTAATAACCTGAAAAATGCCACAATGTTTGTGTACCATCAACGGATTATACGCCTACATTTAGCAGCAAATAAACATGTAATAAGTTGGTGTAAATATTGTTGTAGATAGagtaaatgtgtttttttttctgccaaaacTAATTTGATGTCATTTCGTATTTATTATAATGTATCATGATTTAGCTCCATAAAGTTTCTAAATCAAGATAACATGGCTTACTTTTCAGTTCAAAGAGGTGGTAAAGTAAACAGATTGTAGAAAGCGTTAATTAATTACTGCCGGAAGAGATTTAAAGAAGGGTAGACTCGCTATGGCGCTTAATCAAGTGGAAGAATTTTAGTTAAGCACACCGATTAATTCGTCAAACTGTGTCATTGTtcaagatattaaaaataatgatgtCAATAAGAGATTAAAACGAGACCTCCACGAATATACATTGATGATTTCCTGTTTTTGTAGTTTTCCCGGATCACGCAAACTGGAAGGCAATATCACTGgatctaaaacaaaattatctgatctaacatcataagaattgtataacagacagtaaggagtaTAAGCAATGAGTTtagcagtgaaagggttaagtataaTAAGCTTCTTGGAATAGAGGAATACAAAGTAAGCAAGATTACTTCTTGCCTATTACAGAATTCcgtcattatttttatttttaaataaagccatccatccatccataaTCAAAGCAGGAAAAAGTTTGACGGTTAAAAACTGCTAAAGCTGTCTCAACAGTCTATGAATGCATTTTAATAAACGGATTACCATGTCTCCacacaaaatttttcataaaaaagtttGTCAccaatgaaaaaagaaaaaacgtctGGAGTCTTTTATTCGTTTTTATTTCTgtggagttttttctttttggggtTTTCCCAGACTCGTTCATTTGGTTGTGGCTGACGTCTAGGAGGTAATCTCCAGGAAGCTTCTTCGGCTGCCTTCCATTCTTTGTAAGCTTGCCTGTCAAGAAAAATAGtaacaaaaacattaaacaaacTCAAAGTATTTATTCACAATCGCACACACCGTTCAAGGATCtataagaaaaaatgaaaggttAGCATTTGAAAGTTAGTGCCAGTAAGTGAATACAAGTCGATTTAAAAGCGCTCATTTAAGTGATAGGCGAAAACCTTTGGACCGTCCATTGACTTAATATCTTAGCTAAGTGTTTTTCTTAAAGTTTCGAATTTCTCTACTTACCATCTTCGCCAGATCGACTTTACAGGCCACGAAATCAACATGTAAACGGTAACCACAACACAGTTCAGAACCAAGACGGTCGAGATCGTATAACCGGTTTCACGCCAGGTCGAGAAAACGAGGTGGCTCTGAATCTTGATAACATGTTCTGAtgacaaaaaaccaaaaatatagTATGAATGTTATCGACGCGGAGTAATTTTCATAACGTACCGATGAAACAACTAAAAGTGAGATAATATCTTGGGTCGTTATCACACAGGAATATTTTCAAGGTGTATTTTCAAGGGGGTAGTCCCACGAAATACCCTCAGAGGGTACTGCTCGGGGTATTTCTCATTGGTCTTTCTACTCACCGTGAACATATTCATTGTAAAACTCAGTGACAACTTCAATTGTTTCCCAAAGGTATTCAAGCACAGGTTCAATTGGTTTACAACTCATTTCAATCACTTTCCAGGTCCATTCCGCAGACCATTTTGCTTCCATccaagtccactcagctaacCATCTAGATCCACTCCATGTTTTCCCAGCTGACCATAAAGCAATTTTCTGTGAGATCTCGGCCAACCATGTAATCTTTTCCTTTACCCATTCCGCCATCCCCACCGTTCCATTCCAGATTAGATGTGGCAAATATACGATATTGTTCCAAATCGATTCAGCCAACCAGAAACTACCGCTGTACATCCCTTTGGCCAACCGTGTGATCCAAGTAACAATCCAGTCCACCAAACCTGTCAGTCCACTCCAAATTTCACAGACTTGATCCACCAACCCTAAGAGTCCATTCCAGATTTTACCGACCAAACCCAATAACCCTTTCAGTCCTCTCCACATTAAACCAGCCATAGTTCCAATTCCGTCAGAACTCTTTTCCCATGCTAGAGCCAGTTTTGTGACCGTAAAGCTCCATgtgtttttcatcatcatcattgcctGTGTGATCAGTCCTGGTGCTTTACGTTTGTAGACGTTGTACTTTGAACAAGTCATGTTCCGAGGATATTCTGGAAGTTCCTTGCAATTAAGGatctgaaagtaaaaaaaaagggggggggggggcaagtGAGTTTTAACTGTCAAAGACCTCTCGAGTATATTTTAACCCGCATTTCAAGTTAcctatttgtttttcatgaaactcggggaggggggaggggggaagggtaGGGGTTCTTGGTAGGGATTCCCGCCCTGGCTTTTCAAGTTCAAGTCTGACTATTTAGTCAAGCCAAagataaataattcatttcaagAGTTGTAAGTGTAAAGTTTAGTGCTGTGTCCGCGTTGATCTCCGAGTACTTAAATTTATCGGATGTAACGTGATCGCAATCATTTTTACAGGATGAAGAGCTAGTTTTTAAGATTGCCACAGTGAGTATCATTTCTCAAAACCCGTAGACTGCATAAGGCATGTAGGCCTTAGATAAAAAAGcttgattgttttatttgtgCA from Pocillopora verrucosa isolate sample1 chromosome 10, ASM3666991v2, whole genome shotgun sequence includes the following:
- the LOC131776182 gene encoding uncharacterized protein, translated to MMMMKNTWSFTVTKLALAWEKSSDGIGTMAGLMWRGLKGLLGLVGKIWNGLLGLVDQVCEIWSGLTGLVDWIVTWITRLAKGMYSGSFWLAESIWNNIVYLPHLIWNGTVGMAEWVKEKITWLAEISQKIALWSAGKTWSGSRWLAEWTWMEAKWSAEWTWKVIEMSCKPIEPVLEYLWETIEVVTEFYNEYVHEHVIKIQSHLVFSTWRETGYTISTVLVLNCVVVTVYMLISWPVKSIWRRWQAYKEWKAAEEASWRLPPRRQPQPNERVWENPKKKKLHRNKNE